The following are encoded in a window of Ictalurus punctatus breed USDA103 chromosome 13, Coco_2.0, whole genome shotgun sequence genomic DNA:
- the ccz1 gene encoding vacuolar fusion protein CCZ1 homolog isoform X2, giving the protein MLMISPRMASGMQEKQYTPSLLSFFIYNPKFGPREGEEEKKILFYHPCDVEKNEKIRNVGLCEAIVQFTRTFCPTKPAKSLHTQKNRQFFHEPEGNFWMVMVVRNPMVEKPSKDGKPPTIEYQEEEILDTVYGAVLQQCYSMYKLFNGTFIRAFEAGGVELLTQKLEKFFYRYIQTLHLQSCDLLDVFGGISFFPLDKMTYLKIQCFVNRVEESLNLVKYTAFLYNDQLIWSGLEQDDMRILYKYLTTSLFPRHTEPELAGRDSPLRPEVTGNLLHYGRFLTGPANLKDPDAKFRFPRIFVNTEDNYEELHLIVYKAMSAAVCFMVNASVELTREFCEQLDALVGPQLTLLASDICEQYNINKRISGPEKEPQFKFIYFNHMNLAEKSTIHMRKTASVSLTSVHPDLMKILGDINSDFARVDADEEIIVKAMTDYWVVGKKSDQRELYVILNQKNANLIEVNEEVKRLCATQFNNIFFLD; this is encoded by the exons ATGCTGATGATCAG TCCAAGAATGGCTTCTGGAATGCAAGAAAAACAGTACACCCCTTCTCTGCTTAGTTTTTTCATCTACAACCCTAAGTTTGGACCACGTGAAGGAGAG gaggagaaaaagatcTTATTTTATCATCCCTGTGATGTGGAGAAAAATGAAAAGATTCGCAACGTTGGACTCTGTGAGGCCATTGTTCAGTTTACTAG gaccTTCTGTCCCACAAAGCCAGCAAAATCTCTTCACACTCAGAAAAATAGACAATTCTTCCATGAGCCTGAGGGGAATTTCTGGATGGTCATG GTTGTACGGAACCCAATGGTAGAAAAACCCAGCAAAGATGGAAAACCACCGACTATAGAATACCAAGAAGAGGAAATTCTG GACACTGTTTATGGTGCAGTATTACAGCAGTGCTACAGCATGTATAAG CTTTTCAATGGCACTTTCATCAGGGCATTTGAAGCTGGTGGAGTGGAGCTACTTACCCAAAAGCTTGAAAAGTTCTTCTACAGG TACATACAGACGCTGCACCTCCAGTCATGTGACCTGCTGGATGTGTTTGGAGGAATCAGCTTTTTCCCCCTGGACAAAATGACATACCTGAAGATCCAGTGTTTTGTCAACAGAGTGGAGGAAAGCTTGAATTTGGTCAAATACACTGCCTTTCTCTACAATGACCAGCTTATCTG GAGCGGGCTGGAGCAGGATGACATGCGTATTCTTTACAAATACTTGACGACATCACTGTTTCCAAGGCACACCGAGCCTGAG CTCGCAGGCAGGGACTCGCCTCTGAGACCGGAGGTGACAGGGAATCTGTTGCACTATGGCAG GTTTTTAACAGGACCAGCCAACCTAAAAGATCCAGATGCGAAATTCAGGTTTCCAAGAATATTTGTGAACACGGAGGACAATTACGAGGAGCTACATTTGATAGTTTACAAG GCCATGAGTGCTGCTGTGTGCTTCATGGTAAATG CATCAGTGGAACTGACGCGAGAGTTTTGCGAGCAGCTGGATGCACTGGTCGGCCCTCAGCTCACACTGCTAGCCTCAGATATTTGTGAACAGTACAACATCAACAAGAGGATATCAGG GCCAGAAAAGGAGCCCCAATTTAAGTTCATCTACTTCAACCATATGAACTTGGCTGAGAAGAGCACCATCCACATGCGCAAAACAGCTAGTGTGTCCCTCACCTCTGTCCACCCTGACCTCATGAAGATCCTTGGAGACATCAACAGTGATTTTGCACG GGTTGATGCAGATGAAGAAATCATTGTAAAAGCGATGACTGACTACTGGGTAGTGGGCAAGAAATCAGATCAGAGAGAGCTGTATGTCATTTTGAACCAGAAGAATGCCAATTTAATTGAAGTGAATG AAGAGGTGAAGAGGCTTTGTGCAACACAGTTTAATAACATTTTCTTCTTGGATTGA
- the ccz1 gene encoding vacuolar fusion protein CCZ1 homolog isoform X1, with product MFLIKGMPIRLLQGRTNELQTHSNADDQVLTDPRMASGMQEKQYTPSLLSFFIYNPKFGPREGEEEKKILFYHPCDVEKNEKIRNVGLCEAIVQFTRTFCPTKPAKSLHTQKNRQFFHEPEGNFWMVMVVRNPMVEKPSKDGKPPTIEYQEEEILDTVYGAVLQQCYSMYKLFNGTFIRAFEAGGVELLTQKLEKFFYRYIQTLHLQSCDLLDVFGGISFFPLDKMTYLKIQCFVNRVEESLNLVKYTAFLYNDQLIWSGLEQDDMRILYKYLTTSLFPRHTEPELAGRDSPLRPEVTGNLLHYGRFLTGPANLKDPDAKFRFPRIFVNTEDNYEELHLIVYKAMSAAVCFMVNASVELTREFCEQLDALVGPQLTLLASDICEQYNINKRISGPEKEPQFKFIYFNHMNLAEKSTIHMRKTASVSLTSVHPDLMKILGDINSDFARVDADEEIIVKAMTDYWVVGKKSDQRELYVILNQKNANLIEVNEEVKRLCATQFNNIFFLD from the exons ATGTTTTTG ATTAAAGGCATGCCCATCAGGCTGCTTCAAGGGAGGACGAACGAACTTCAGACACACTCAAATGCTGATGATCAGGTGCTGACGGA TCCAAGAATGGCTTCTGGAATGCAAGAAAAACAGTACACCCCTTCTCTGCTTAGTTTTTTCATCTACAACCCTAAGTTTGGACCACGTGAAGGAGAG gaggagaaaaagatcTTATTTTATCATCCCTGTGATGTGGAGAAAAATGAAAAGATTCGCAACGTTGGACTCTGTGAGGCCATTGTTCAGTTTACTAG gaccTTCTGTCCCACAAAGCCAGCAAAATCTCTTCACACTCAGAAAAATAGACAATTCTTCCATGAGCCTGAGGGGAATTTCTGGATGGTCATG GTTGTACGGAACCCAATGGTAGAAAAACCCAGCAAAGATGGAAAACCACCGACTATAGAATACCAAGAAGAGGAAATTCTG GACACTGTTTATGGTGCAGTATTACAGCAGTGCTACAGCATGTATAAG CTTTTCAATGGCACTTTCATCAGGGCATTTGAAGCTGGTGGAGTGGAGCTACTTACCCAAAAGCTTGAAAAGTTCTTCTACAGG TACATACAGACGCTGCACCTCCAGTCATGTGACCTGCTGGATGTGTTTGGAGGAATCAGCTTTTTCCCCCTGGACAAAATGACATACCTGAAGATCCAGTGTTTTGTCAACAGAGTGGAGGAAAGCTTGAATTTGGTCAAATACACTGCCTTTCTCTACAATGACCAGCTTATCTG GAGCGGGCTGGAGCAGGATGACATGCGTATTCTTTACAAATACTTGACGACATCACTGTTTCCAAGGCACACCGAGCCTGAG CTCGCAGGCAGGGACTCGCCTCTGAGACCGGAGGTGACAGGGAATCTGTTGCACTATGGCAG GTTTTTAACAGGACCAGCCAACCTAAAAGATCCAGATGCGAAATTCAGGTTTCCAAGAATATTTGTGAACACGGAGGACAATTACGAGGAGCTACATTTGATAGTTTACAAG GCCATGAGTGCTGCTGTGTGCTTCATGGTAAATG CATCAGTGGAACTGACGCGAGAGTTTTGCGAGCAGCTGGATGCACTGGTCGGCCCTCAGCTCACACTGCTAGCCTCAGATATTTGTGAACAGTACAACATCAACAAGAGGATATCAGG GCCAGAAAAGGAGCCCCAATTTAAGTTCATCTACTTCAACCATATGAACTTGGCTGAGAAGAGCACCATCCACATGCGCAAAACAGCTAGTGTGTCCCTCACCTCTGTCCACCCTGACCTCATGAAGATCCTTGGAGACATCAACAGTGATTTTGCACG GGTTGATGCAGATGAAGAAATCATTGTAAAAGCGATGACTGACTACTGGGTAGTGGGCAAGAAATCAGATCAGAGAGAGCTGTATGTCATTTTGAACCAGAAGAATGCCAATTTAATTGAAGTGAATG AAGAGGTGAAGAGGCTTTGTGCAACACAGTTTAATAACATTTTCTTCTTGGATTGA
- the pvalb9 gene encoding parvalbumin 9: MNMSLTDILSAEAIENAIKDCEAPDSFSYKKFFQVIGLTKKSPEEVREVFRLLDDNNSGFIEESELKFFLRRFVPGARTLTENETKNFMSGSDGNSDGKIGVDEFQSMVLS; encoded by the exons ATGAATATGTCTCTCACTGATATCCTCTCTGCTGAAGCCATTGAGAATGCCATTAAGGACTGTGAAG CCCCAGACTCCTTCAGTTACAAGAAATTTTTCCAGGTGATTGGCCTGACTAAGAAAAGTCCAGAGGAAGTCAGGGAAGTGTTCCGCCTCTTAGATGACAACAACAGCGGGTTTATTGAGGAGTCAGAGCTCAA GTTCTTCTTACGGCGGTTTGTCCCAGGGGCACGGACTCTGACCGAGAATGAAACCAAAAACTTTATGTCAGGTTCTGATGGTAACAGCGATGGAAAAATTGGAGTAGATG AATTCCAGAGCATGGTCCTATCTTAA
- the ccz1 gene encoding vacuolar fusion protein CCZ1 homolog isoform X3 produces MASGMQEKQYTPSLLSFFIYNPKFGPREGEEEKKILFYHPCDVEKNEKIRNVGLCEAIVQFTRTFCPTKPAKSLHTQKNRQFFHEPEGNFWMVMVVRNPMVEKPSKDGKPPTIEYQEEEILDTVYGAVLQQCYSMYKLFNGTFIRAFEAGGVELLTQKLEKFFYRYIQTLHLQSCDLLDVFGGISFFPLDKMTYLKIQCFVNRVEESLNLVKYTAFLYNDQLIWSGLEQDDMRILYKYLTTSLFPRHTEPELAGRDSPLRPEVTGNLLHYGRFLTGPANLKDPDAKFRFPRIFVNTEDNYEELHLIVYKAMSAAVCFMVNASVELTREFCEQLDALVGPQLTLLASDICEQYNINKRISGPEKEPQFKFIYFNHMNLAEKSTIHMRKTASVSLTSVHPDLMKILGDINSDFARVDADEEIIVKAMTDYWVVGKKSDQRELYVILNQKNANLIEVNEEVKRLCATQFNNIFFLD; encoded by the exons ATGGCTTCTGGAATGCAAGAAAAACAGTACACCCCTTCTCTGCTTAGTTTTTTCATCTACAACCCTAAGTTTGGACCACGTGAAGGAGAG gaggagaaaaagatcTTATTTTATCATCCCTGTGATGTGGAGAAAAATGAAAAGATTCGCAACGTTGGACTCTGTGAGGCCATTGTTCAGTTTACTAG gaccTTCTGTCCCACAAAGCCAGCAAAATCTCTTCACACTCAGAAAAATAGACAATTCTTCCATGAGCCTGAGGGGAATTTCTGGATGGTCATG GTTGTACGGAACCCAATGGTAGAAAAACCCAGCAAAGATGGAAAACCACCGACTATAGAATACCAAGAAGAGGAAATTCTG GACACTGTTTATGGTGCAGTATTACAGCAGTGCTACAGCATGTATAAG CTTTTCAATGGCACTTTCATCAGGGCATTTGAAGCTGGTGGAGTGGAGCTACTTACCCAAAAGCTTGAAAAGTTCTTCTACAGG TACATACAGACGCTGCACCTCCAGTCATGTGACCTGCTGGATGTGTTTGGAGGAATCAGCTTTTTCCCCCTGGACAAAATGACATACCTGAAGATCCAGTGTTTTGTCAACAGAGTGGAGGAAAGCTTGAATTTGGTCAAATACACTGCCTTTCTCTACAATGACCAGCTTATCTG GAGCGGGCTGGAGCAGGATGACATGCGTATTCTTTACAAATACTTGACGACATCACTGTTTCCAAGGCACACCGAGCCTGAG CTCGCAGGCAGGGACTCGCCTCTGAGACCGGAGGTGACAGGGAATCTGTTGCACTATGGCAG GTTTTTAACAGGACCAGCCAACCTAAAAGATCCAGATGCGAAATTCAGGTTTCCAAGAATATTTGTGAACACGGAGGACAATTACGAGGAGCTACATTTGATAGTTTACAAG GCCATGAGTGCTGCTGTGTGCTTCATGGTAAATG CATCAGTGGAACTGACGCGAGAGTTTTGCGAGCAGCTGGATGCACTGGTCGGCCCTCAGCTCACACTGCTAGCCTCAGATATTTGTGAACAGTACAACATCAACAAGAGGATATCAGG GCCAGAAAAGGAGCCCCAATTTAAGTTCATCTACTTCAACCATATGAACTTGGCTGAGAAGAGCACCATCCACATGCGCAAAACAGCTAGTGTGTCCCTCACCTCTGTCCACCCTGACCTCATGAAGATCCTTGGAGACATCAACAGTGATTTTGCACG GGTTGATGCAGATGAAGAAATCATTGTAAAAGCGATGACTGACTACTGGGTAGTGGGCAAGAAATCAGATCAGAGAGAGCTGTATGTCATTTTGAACCAGAAGAATGCCAATTTAATTGAAGTGAATG AAGAGGTGAAGAGGCTTTGTGCAACACAGTTTAATAACATTTTCTTCTTGGATTGA